A region of Fusarium keratoplasticum isolate Fu6.1 chromosome 6, whole genome shotgun sequence DNA encodes the following proteins:
- a CDS encoding Lysozyme, translating into MVQIPSFALLYSLSALAGVRAACIGPPVNQATLSLVEEFEGFRADVYIDATGNPTVGYGHLCKQSGCSEIPYPIPLSEADGQKLLQDDIKVAQQCITLDTTSAVVLNANQYGALVSWAFNVGCGASGDSTLIRRLNDGEDANTVTSEELPKWNKGNGQPIAGLTRRRAAEVDLFKTPTDVGALPVGC; encoded by the exons ATGGTTCAGATTCCCTCTTTTGCTCTCTTGTACTCCCTCAGCGCCCTGGCCGGCGTTCGAGCGGCCTGCATTGGCCCACCTGTGAACCAAGCTACCCtgagcctcgtcgaggaatTTGAGGGGTTCCGGGCAGATGTTT ACATCGACGCCACTGGCAACCCCACTGTAGGCTATGGACATCTCTGCAAGCAGTCGGGCTGCTCCGAGATTCCCTATCCCATCCCCCTGTCTGAGGCCGACGGACAGAAACTCCTGCAAGATGATATCAAA GTCGCTCAGCAGTGCATCACCCTCGACACCACCTCCGCGGTCGTCCTCAACGCGAACCAGTACGGAGCCCTGGTCAGCTGGGCCTTCAATGTCGGCTGCGGTGCCTCTGGAGATTCTACTCTCATCCGCCGCCTCAACGACGGAGAGGATGCCAACACCGTCACCAGCGAGGAGCTGCCCAAGTGGAACAAGGGCAATGGCCAGCCTATTGCAGGTCTTACCCGACGCCGAGCCGCTGAAGTTGACCTCTTCAAGACGCCTACCGATGTCGGTGCTCTACCCGTTGGATGCTAA
- a CDS encoding Zn(2)-C6 fungal-type domain-containing protein, translating to MEDNSTHTGQYRSACAECHRRKQKCNREWPCNHCQKRKVADKCRFVQPNTASSPSDSLNSGSDKKRSRSHDDDGEPEPDEPAGGDDDDLGLEAMGYAAGPLFESLTIASKKKPMGELTWVHPDTCPQLKHALDVLPSRPQMDALVQSFFNNVNYHYYIIYPPIFLQEYQKWWEQRNSNQTVSLQWTILLVMVCACATQHLDVEMKPIVEVELAEAADTLTKEYHKAGTDLGRVVPVGHCHLLNVQWMLHSIYWYKSEARFVEAWHVIGAAVREAHELGLHRVAIAEGLTEFEREMRRRVWCVLDCWDWQFASGLGRPTIIDHTDIDVEPPSLTLENLSPSPLLHMKLQSELVTQLAQRWTAPKNINTASEVQEYKRMLEDWIRAFPPVYDVDQPDTSKDYKHTWITFHRFYIHTMAYLMILNPMRSFMAQTYTKSTTEDLLQVRADAVHYSLKNLDTTTRWVDHVSHRDGRFHFIIFSLFDTAAVLSTAIIKDQDHTIPRRDEIIDAVDNSVRLLKRIKAISSTAKTSHDILVRMVQRMPRQSAPVRDNYRKKQRVAPVAEPSPPNLMGSEGVNHPSPSSHSHSQGFESQHSSPSNWASPESVGAGSTPQSSYSYYDHSDQPGLVQTAGPAPTEFYMRPPLVYDGSAVPNQIPSPSAGIDAVIEGGGIHGMPPADPNMAGMLPPTSGGMIPQASFAEFHPPMLEMNYGLENITDAELGDFSQLWDWRSLNLDFIQSSQ from the exons ATGGAGGATAACAGCACACACACTGGTCAGTATCGCTCTGCCTGCGCTGAGTGCCATCGCAGGAAGCAGAAG TGCAATCGCGAATGGCCCTGCAACCATTGCCAGAAGCGCAAAGTCGCCGACAAATGCCGCTTCGTCCAGCCTAACACGGCCAGCTCGCCTTCAGACAGCTTAAACTCGGGCAGCGACAAGAAGCGCTCTCGTAgtcatgacgatgacggcgagcctgagcctgatGAGCCTGCCGggggcgacgacgacgaccttgGCCTAGAGGCCATGGGCTATGCCGCTGGACCCCTGTTTGAGTCTCTCACCATCGCCTCCAAG aagaagccaatgGGCGAATTGACGTGGGTTCACCCCGACACTTGCCCTCAGCTTAAGCATGCTCTTGATGTTCTCCCTTCTCGTCCCCAGATGG ATGCTCTTGTCCAGAGCTTCTTTAACAATGTCAACTACCATTACTACATCATCTACCCGCCCATCTTTCTGCAGGAGTATCAGAAGTGGTGGGAACAGAGAAACAGCAACCAAACTGTCTCACTCCAATGGACCATCCTCTTGGTCATGGTCTGCGCTTGCGCCACGCAGCATCTGGACGTCGAGATGAAACccatcgtcgaggttgagctggccgaggctgCCGACACACTAACCAAGGAGTATCACAAAGCCGGCACAGATCTCGGTAGAGTGGTTCCCGTTGGCCACTGCCATCTGCTCAACGTTCAGTGGATGCTTCACTCGATCTACTGGTACAAGAGCGAAGCGAGATTCGTCGAAGCCTGGCACGTCATTGGTGCAGCTGTTCGGGAGGCGCACGAGCTAG GCCTCCATCGGGTTGCTATTGCTGAGGGTTTGACCGAGTTTGAACGCGAGATGCGCCGTAGAGTGTGGTGTGTTTTGGATTGTTGGGATTG GCAATTTGCTTCTGGCCTGGGTCGACCGACAATTATTGATCATACAGACATCGACGTTGAACCGCCAAGTCTCACCCTGGAAAACTTGTCACCATCGCCACTGCTTCACATGAAGTTGCAATCAGAGTTGGTCACTCAGCTTGCCCAGCGCTGGACTGCACCCAAAAACATCAACACGGCAAGCGAGGTTCAAGAGTACAAGCGGATGCTCGAGGACTGGATTCGTGCTTTCCCTCCAGTGTACGATGTCGACCAACCAGACACATCCAAGGACTACAAGCATACCTGGATCACCTTCCACCGGTTCTACATCCATACCATGGCATACCTCATGATCCTCAACCCTATGCGCTCCTTCATGGCACAAACATACACCAAGTCGACCACGGAGGATCTACTGCAAGTTCGAGCGGATGCGGTTCACTACTCGCTCAAAAACCTTGACACAACCACCAGATGGGTTGATCATGTCTCACACCGAGACGGCAGATTTcacttcatcatcttttccctctttgaCACGGCAGCCGTTCTTTCTACCGCGATTATCAAGGACCAGGACCATACCATCCCAAGAAGGGACGAGATCATCGATGCTGTGGACAACTCAGTTAGACTCCTTAAACGCATCAAGGCGATATCAAGCACGGCAAAGACATCTCACGACATCCTTGTCAGGATGGTGCAAAGAATGCCACGACAGTCCGCGCCTGTGCGTGACAACTACCGGAAGAAGCAGCGGGTAGCCCCCGTGGCTGAACCATCACCCCCTAACCTCATGGGCAGCGAGGGTGTGAACCATCCGTCACCCAGCAGCCACTCGCACTCTCAGGGCTTCGAGTCACAGCACAGCTCGCCAAGCAACTGGGCAAGCCCGGAAAGCGTGGGAGCTGGTTCAACTCCCCAAAGCAGCTACTCATACTATGACCACAGCGACCAGCCCGGACTTGTTCAAACGGCCGGCCCCGCGCCAACTGAATTCTATATGAGACCACCTCTTGTATACGATGGCAGCGCAGTGCCGAATCAAATACCCTCACCGAGCGCCGGTATTGATGCCGTTATTGAGGGAGGCGGTATCCATGGAATGCCACCGGCAGACCCTAATATGGCTGGCATGCTGCCTCCGACATCCGGCGGCATGATACCCCAAGCGTCTTTTGCTGAATTCCATCCCCCAATGCTGGAAATGAACTACGGACTCGAGAACATCACAGATGCCGAACTTGGAGACTTTTCTCAATTATGGGACTGGCGAAGCTTAAACCTGGATTTCATTCAAAGCTCACAATAG
- a CDS encoding SLATT-fungal domain-containing protein, with protein MPTQRSVVDFLRKVISIYDREEQGYPPPVPNPGNVPPESPGINRSFSVATTDVAALVPSSDKLLLFRSLTGIDTVPALRANGHSVRSAPNIGIYTRVVRNERKASFRHKGFRILVSTCLAAQIIVAATLTALGAANGSHKAVTAFGAINTIIAGLLTYLKGSGLPTKLKTRKDEWKKVREYIEQREREFCLADCPLNIQEEIQIVENMYQRVSTWLETGNNPEMPQYPHPEIERPRSILSMSPSNRRYSLRPDMTTPAPIAEEKRERDQDD; from the coding sequence ATGCCTACCCAAAGATCGGTTGTCGATTTTCTGCGAAAAGTGATCTCTATATACGACCGGGAGGAGCAGGGATATCCTCCTCCAGTTCCCAACCCTGGGAATGTCCCACCTGAAAGCCCAGGCATTAACAGATCCTTCTCTGTCGCCACTACCGACGTTGCAGCCCTCGTCCCCTCTAGTGAtaagcttctcctctttcgATCCCTTACGGGTATCGATACGGTCCCTGCATTGCGGGCCAACGGCCACTCGGTCCGTTCCGCGCCGAACATTGGCATCTACACTCGTGTTGTTCGCAACGAACGAAAAGCCTCCTTTCGACACAAGGGCTTTAGGATCCTTGTTAGCACCTGTCTTGCGGCTCAAATCATAGTCGCCGCCACGCTTACTGCGCTTGGAGCTGCCAATGGCTCCCACAAGGCAGTCACAGCATTCGGGGCaatcaacaccatcatcgcaGGTCTCCTGACATACCTCAAAGGGTCTGGACTTCCCACAAAGCTCAAGACCAGAAAAGACGAATGGAAAAAAGTCCGAGAATACATTGAGCAGCGCGAGCGAGAGTTCTGTCTGGCGGACTGTCCCCTCAATATCCAGGAGGAAATCCAGATTGTCGAAAACATGTACCAGCGTGTCAGCACCTGGCTAGAGACGGGTAATAACCCCGAAATGCCGCAGTACCCTCACCCAGAGATTGAGAGGCCGAGAAGTATCTTATCCATGTCGCCTTCTAACAGGCGGTACTCGTTGCGCCCGGATATGACGACACCTGCGCCGATTgcggaagagaagagggagagagaccAGGATGATTGA
- a CDS encoding N-acetyltransferase domain-containing protein gives MSEQPVGPLTPEGKALPPSRVSLDGKYTSLVPLDVSHADALFKHLGGEENGHLWTYMFGGPYLDQDEWRDTQKVWSKREDTIFFTVLSGPREDPDSEPVGQMSYLNIVPDQRRIEIGSVILGGKLKQTRAATEAFYLLIKHAFEELGYLRVEWKANHLNKPSLSAAERLGFVYEGIFRKHMILKGRRRDTAWFSITDDEWPLVKKAFEAWLSEDNFDENGKQIKALKSIRQALQEAQN, from the exons atgagTGAACAACCCGTTGGTCCTCTCACCCCAGAGGGCAAGGCATTGCCGCCTTCACGTGTGTCCCTCGACGGGAAGTACACCTCTTTGGTCCCTCTTGATGTGTCCCACGCCGACGCACTTTTCAAacatcttggtggtgaggaaAATGGCCACCTTTGGACTTATATGTTTGGAGGTCCATATCTCGACCAGGATGAGTGGAGGGACACGCAGAAGGTCTGGAGCAAGAGAGAAGACACAATCTTCTTCACCGTCCTCTCTGGTCCCCGAGAAGACCCTGATTCTGAGCCCGTGGGACAAATGTCCTATCTCAACATTGTACCAGACCAACGCCGAATCGAGATTGGTAGCGTCATTCTTGGCGGGAAGCTGAAGCAGACTCGGGCGGCGACTGAGGCATTTTacctcctcatcaagcacGCCTTCGAAGAGCTCGGATATCTAAGAGTCGAGTGGAAGGCCAACCACCTCAACAAACCGAGCTTGTCAGCTGCGGAGCGACTTGGTTTCGTCTACGAGGGGATTTTCAG GAAGCATATGATTCTCAAGGGGAGACGCCGAGATACAGCTTGGTTCAGCATTACAGATGATGAGTGGCCGCTAGTTAAGAAGGCCTTTGAGGCGTGGTTGAGTGAAgacaactttgatgagaatGGCAAGCAAATCAAGGCACTCAAGAGCATCAGGCAAGCTCTGCAGGAAGCACAGAACTGA